From Natronincola ferrireducens, the proteins below share one genomic window:
- a CDS encoding rhodanese-like domain-containing protein: protein MHIFVVKKRNLYIVLALIVILIVGLLFWIFTRDKAVSNYSTIKYTYNNLLPKEAKDLMDDNPHVVILDVRNEKEYNKGHLENAFLLPLKELKARRTELDEGNIYLVYCDNGKNSKKASRFLAESGYPRVYTLVGGYKKWPYEITKSVIDYD, encoded by the coding sequence ATGCATATTTTTGTCGTTAAAAAAAGAAATCTTTATATCGTCTTAGCTTTAATTGTTATACTTATTGTTGGTTTGTTGTTTTGGATTTTTACCCGAGATAAGGCGGTAAGTAACTACTCTACCATAAAGTATACCTATAATAACCTGTTACCTAAAGAAGCCAAGGATCTAATGGATGACAATCCCCATGTGGTGATCCTAGATGTAAGAAACGAAAAGGAATATAACAAAGGGCATTTAGAAAATGCCTTTCTTCTTCCTTTAAAGGAATTAAAGGCTCGAAGGACAGAACTGGATGAGGGAAATATTTATTTGGTTTATTGTGATAATGGGAAAAACAGTAAAAAAGCTTCTAGGTTTTTAGCAGAATCTGGTTATCCTAGGGTTTATACCTTAGTAGGGGGGTACAAAAAGTGGCCCTATGAAATTACAAAGTCGGTTATTGATTATGATTGA
- a CDS encoding YtrH family sporulation protein: MLTFYQNVVYNFFISLGVLLGGCLLGGVAATLNGQPPLKTMVELCERIKIWAIVVALGGTFPSFKVLETGIFNGEIRSLVKQLIYVLSALLGAHIAYKLIYYLEGSGKL, translated from the coding sequence ATGCTTACCTTTTATCAAAATGTAGTTTATAACTTTTTTATTTCTTTAGGGGTATTATTGGGGGGATGCCTGCTAGGTGGAGTAGCTGCCACTTTAAATGGTCAACCCCCTTTAAAAACCATGGTAGAGCTCTGTGAAAGGATTAAAATATGGGCAATCGTTGTGGCCTTAGGGGGTACCTTCCCCTCCTTTAAGGTTCTGGAGACGGGTATTTTTAATGGAGAAATCCGTAGCTTAGTGAAGCAGTTAATCTATGTATTAAGTGCTTTACTGGGGGCTCATATTGCCTATAAGCTTATTTACTATTTAGAAGGTAGTGGAAAGCTATGA